One part of the Candidatus Paceibacter sp. genome encodes these proteins:
- a CDS encoding CYTH domain-containing protein, translating into MSIDSNQIKKITDNPNITSGKEVHQKTVMFDNSDKLMEHTDGRIRLRQQGDKISLSYKRPLPSVGNEKKEVELETEVKSFEVMAHILRMMGYAPSTSYEKYTTSLKLKNYNDIHIVGYPFLRTPSPYV; encoded by the coding sequence TTGTCAATTGATAGTAATCAGATTAAAAAAATTACCGATAATCCGAATATTACAAGCGGCAAAGAAGTCCACCAAAAAACCGTGATGTTTGATAATTCGGATAAGTTGATGGAACACACTGACGGAAGGATAAGACTACGACAGCAAGGAGATAAAATTAGTTTATCCTACAAAAGACCGTTGCCAAGCGTTGGTAATGAAAAGAAAGAAGTGGAGCTGGAAACAGAAGTGAAAAGTTTTGAAGTGATGGCCCATATTTTAAGAATGATGGGCTACGCGCCGTCTACTTCGTATGAAAAATATACAACATCTTTGAAGTTGAAAAATTATAACGATATTCACATTGTAGGGTACCCCTTTCTTAGGACACCTTCTCCATATGTTTGA
- a CDS encoding NUDIX hydrolase has translation MEIKSKLRRHNEQVFDVVYKEDDYLNNIEGKNLEAVHAFCFYKEKLIVVYADNKGYWAPPGGGIEKNETVEKAVEREVKEETNMKILHQEVIGYQDIYEPGKIIRQTRSFCLVEPYGEFVADPDGDITEIKFIDPKDYKKYFDWGEIGERIMQRAIELKNKFSSLSTCSK, from the coding sequence ATGGAAATAAAATCAAAACTCCGCAGGCATAATGAGCAGGTTTTTGATGTCGTATATAAAGAGGATGACTATTTAAACAACATTGAAGGCAAAAACTTGGAGGCCGTCCATGCTTTTTGTTTTTATAAAGAAAAATTAATTGTTGTTTATGCTGATAATAAAGGGTATTGGGCCCCCCCCGGTGGCGGCATAGAAAAAAATGAAACTGTTGAAAAAGCGGTAGAAAGAGAAGTGAAGGAAGAAACCAATATGAAAATATTACACCAAGAAGTTATTGGTTATCAGGATATTTATGAGCCGGGCAAAATAATCAGACAAACAAGATCCTTTTGTCTTGTTGAGCCGTATGGAGAATTTGTCGCCGATCCGGATGGAGATATTACTGAAATAAAATTTATTGACCCGAAAGATTACAAAAAATATTTTGATTGGGGTGAAATAGGAGAAAGAATAATGCAACGCGCGATTGAGTTAAAAAACAAATTTTCCTCTTTATCAACTTGCTCTAAATAG